The genomic region ACATCGACGCGGCCCTGGTGCGCGGCGGCGAGGCCGCCCTGTCGCGGACCGAGGAACGCCTGGTCGAGATGACCAACGGCTGCATCTGCTGCACGCTCCGCGACGACCTGCTGGACGAGGTGGACCGGCTGGCCCGCGAAGGCCGGTTCGACCATCTCCTCATCGAATCGTCCGGGATCTCCGAACCCATGCCCGTCGCGGCCACCTTCGCCTTCGCCCGCGACGACGGCGCCACCCTCGACGACGTGGCCCTGCTGGACACCATGGTCACGGTCGTCGACGCGGCCAACTTCCTAGCCGAGCTGGACAGCGGCGACGACCTCGCCGAGCGCGGTCTCGCCCCGTACGAGGACGACGAGCGCACGGTCAGCGACCTGCTCGTCGACCAGGTCGAGTTCGCCGACGTCCTGGTCCTCAACAAGCTCGACCTGGTCGACGAGGAGGCGGCGGCCCGGCTGCGGGCGGCCCTGACCCGGCTGAACCCGGTCGCCCGGCTGGTCCCGGCGACGCACGGCCGGGTGGACCTCCGCCAGGTGCTCGGCACCCGCCTGTTCGACCTGGAACGCGCCCAGCAGGCACCGGGATGGGTACGGGAACTCAACGGCGACCACGTCCCCGAGACCGAGGAGTACGGCATCTCCTCCACCGTCTTCCGCTCCGAACTCCCCTTCCACCCGGGCCGGTTGTGGACCCTCGTGACGGAGGGACTCGACGCGGGGACGTACGGGCGGATCCTGCGGTCGAAGGGGTTCTTCACCCTGGCGAGCCGCCCGCACGTCACCGGGCTGTGGTCGCAGGCCGGGTCCGTCGCCCGGTTCGAGCCGTCCGCCGCGCGTGACCACGAGGCGCCCCACGCACAGGAGCTGGTGTTCATCGGGACGCAGGTCGAGCATGACGCCCTGCACACCGCGCTGACCGGCTGCCTGATGCGGCCCGGCGAGAGCGTCCCGGCGGCCGACCCGTTCCCCGCCTGGGACACGGACGGCTTCACGGACACCTGCGAACACGAGCACGCCGCACAGCTCCCGGCCTCCCTCCACTGACCCCGGGCCGCGGCGCCCCCGGCCTGCCTATGCTGGTGAGAGGCGGTCACGCTCGGCAAGAGCGCGAAGGGAGCCGCACGTGACGGAGACCGCGCTGCGGCAGGCACGAGACGCCGTGGCCCGGGAGGCGTGGGCCGAGGCGTACCGCCTCCTGCGCGGCCTGGACGCCGGCCGTCTCGCCCCGGACGACTGTGCCGCGCTCGCCGATGCCGCCTGGTGGACCAGCCGGGTGGAGGAGTCGATCACCGCACGGATGCGGGCCTACTCCGGCTACACGGCACGGGGCGACGCCCGGCGGGCCGGATACTGCGCCTGGATGCTCTTCTACGAGCACCAGCTGGCCGGGCACACGGCCGTGGCCGCCGGCTGGCTGCGCCGGGCCCGCCGGCACCTCGGCGGCGAGCCGGAGTGCGCCGAGCAGTGCTACCTCGCCTGGATGGACGCGGAGGAGGCGCGGCAGCGCGGCGCGTTCGGCGAGGCGATGACCGCCGCCCGCCGGATGACGCACCTCGCCCGGCGCTGCGGCAGCCCGGACCTGACCGCCATGGGAGTGCAGGCGCAGGCCGGGGTCCTGGTGGCCGAGGGCCGGGTCGCCGAGGGGCTCGACCTCCTCGACGAGGCGATGTGCTCGGCCACGGCGGGCGAACTCAGCAGCTTCTTCACCGGGTGGGTCTACTGCCTGGGGCTCCAGCAGTGCATGGCCTGTGCCGACCTCGAACGCGCCGCCGAGTGGACCGACGCGGCCATGCGGTGGTGCGCGTCCATGCCGGCGGAGAACAACTACCGCGGGCTGTGCCGGGTGCACCGCGTGGAGGTACTGGAGCTGCGCGGCAACTGGCCGGAGGCGGTGGCCGAGGCCGTACGGACCTGCGAGGAGCTGCTGCCGTACGAGCGGCGGATCGCCGCGGAGGCCTTCTACGTGACCGGGGAGATCCAGCGGCACCGCGGTGAGCTCGCGGCTGCCGAGGAAGCGTACGCGCGGGCGCACGAACTCGGCCGCGATCCGCAGCCCGGCCTCGCCCTGCTGCGGCTGGTCCAGGGCAGGGCGCGGGCCGCGGCGTCGATGCTGCGTCCGGCCCTCGCCGGTCACGAGGGGGCCCCTTGGGCCGGCAGCCTCGGACGGTGCAGGCTGCTCGCGGCCCAGGTGGAGATCGCCCTCGCGCTCGGCCGGCTGGAGGAGGCCCGTACGGCGGCCGGGGACCTCGGTGCGCTTGCCCGGGAGTGGCAGCGGCGGTGCGGTTCGGCGACGACGCCGCTGCACGCCAGCGCCGCCGCGGCGGACGGCGC from Streptomyces chartreusis NRRL 3882 harbors:
- a CDS encoding GTP-binding protein, with product MPYERLPVTVLSGFLGAGKTTLLNHVLANREGLRVAVIVNDMSEVNIDAALVRGGEAALSRTEERLVEMTNGCICCTLRDDLLDEVDRLAREGRFDHLLIESSGISEPMPVAATFAFARDDGATLDDVALLDTMVTVVDAANFLAELDSGDDLAERGLAPYEDDERTVSDLLVDQVEFADVLVLNKLDLVDEEAAARLRAALTRLNPVARLVPATHGRVDLRQVLGTRLFDLERAQQAPGWVRELNGDHVPETEEYGISSTVFRSELPFHPGRLWTLVTEGLDAGTYGRILRSKGFFTLASRPHVTGLWSQAGSVARFEPSAARDHEAPHAQELVFIGTQVEHDALHTALTGCLMRPGESVPAADPFPAWDTDGFTDTCEHEHAAQLPASLH
- a CDS encoding helix-turn-helix domain-containing protein — translated: MTETALRQARDAVAREAWAEAYRLLRGLDAGRLAPDDCAALADAAWWTSRVEESITARMRAYSGYTARGDARRAGYCAWMLFYEHQLAGHTAVAAGWLRRARRHLGGEPECAEQCYLAWMDAEEARQRGAFGEAMTAARRMTHLARRCGSPDLTAMGVQAQAGVLVAEGRVAEGLDLLDEAMCSATAGELSSFFTGWVYCLGLQQCMACADLERAAEWTDAAMRWCASMPAENNYRGLCRVHRVEVLELRGNWPEAVAEAVRTCEELLPYERRIAAEAFYVTGEIQRHRGELAAAEEAYARAHELGRDPQPGLALLRLVQGRARAAASMLRPALAGHEGAPWAGSLGRCRLLAAQVEIALALGRLEEARTAAGDLGALAREWQRRCGSATTPLHASAAAADGAVALAERDPDRALPLLRRALALWLGLDVPYEAAQVRMTLAAVDGACGDEEGARMELRAARQTFQRLGAVPDARRAAALLASARRRDAGGLTEREIEVLRLVAAGRTNRAVAAELVISEHTVARHLNNIFAKLGVSSRAAATAYAYRHGLAA